In a genomic window of Brettanomyces nanus chromosome 1, complete sequence:
- a CDS encoding uncharacterized protein (BUSCO:EOG09343DI8~EggNog:ENOG41) — protein MGVQNPNNWHWVDKNCIKWSREYFEKRLVGLEGNEGETTVKVTALRSLEGDAEVCQRKGRVISLFDLKLILAFESDTAKGTIHIPEVAFDTEPDDYQFNLSFDKEDAKTRPVLRERLIPKIRKVLEEFGPTLIHVNGSDIQEDESKVKSTFTKANQSMSYVRPKVVERTTINKSVVKKDSNESVHKSGVISGSTPKYNTTSLQFSSTFNTSAEQLYNTLIQPERVALWTRSQPDIKPVEGSEFHLFGGNIEGKLVKLVSNKQIVMLWRISDWKQGHYTTITIDLDEGDGETKMSFDLQGVPIGEEELVQDNFQEKYIRTIKMTFGFGAVL, from the coding sequence ATGGGTGTTCAAAATCCTAATAATTGGCACTGGGTCGATAAAAATTGCATTAAGTGGTCTCGAGAGTATTTTGAAAAAAGGCTTGTTGGACTAGAAGGCAATGAAGGTGAAACGACAGTTAAGGTGACAGCATTAAGATCACTAGAAGGAGATGCTGAAGTTTGTCAAAGAAAGGGTCGTGTTATTTCCTTGTTTGAtctgaagttgattctTGCCTTTGAGAGTGATACGGCTAAAGGTACCATTCATATTCCAGAGGTTGCGTTTGACACAGAGCCTGATGACTATCAATTCAATCTATCGTTTGATAAGGAGGACGCTAAGACGAGACCTGTTTTGAGAGAGCGACTCATTCCGAAAATTCGGAAAGTTTTAGAGGAGTTTGGACCGACTTTGATCCATGTTAATGGATCGgatattcaagaagatgagtcCAAAGTCAAGTCTACCTTCACGAAAGCCAATCAAAGTATGAGTTATGTGAGACCAAAAGTTGTGGAAAGAACTACTATCAATAAGAGTGtggtaaagaaagatagCAATGAATCAGTGCACAAATCAGGTGTAATTTCTGGTAGCACCCCCAAGTACAACACTACGTCACTTCAGTTTTCGTCCACTTTCAACACCTCAGCAGAGCAATTATATAACACATTGATCCAACCGGAAAGAGTGGCACTATGGACACGATCCCAACCAGATATTAAGCCTGTAGAAGGGTCAGAGTTCCATCTATTTGGAGGCAACATTGAAGGAAAGCTAGTGAAGTTGGTCTCCAATAAGCAGATTGTGATGCTTTGGAGAATCAGTGACTGGAAGCAAGGTCATTACACCACCATTACAATCGATCTTGATgagggagatggagagacTAAAATGAGCTTTGACTTGCAAGGAGTCCCAATtggagaggaagaattggttcAAGACAATTTCCAAGAGAAGTATATCAGAACGATTAAGATGACATTTGGGT
- a CDS encoding uncharacterized protein (BUSCO:EOG093403Z9): protein MGKDSKTHFKEHSQHLPSTSLIPETVLDAASQRVFIVSLFVLVQAWKAYDLYVLRDDHLRKLLYTSYRFNFLSPEVSFVFKYLFLDGFIVWLNCILRIPKLSLRPIASMLILVVIYTIDFSLTLDLKLSFVGVAFPSLWKELFPDRELTIMEQYVDRDELADQSLHFKGHKTIRFAPDSSIKLNPLDDTFCLSSIYGRPIQIPISYESSNGLESLQLRYLDFNNGATLLNFTKRELNGIYSKKRSTVDYDPAASNSQVLRIPVSKPGSYSIQLALDTKGKTIRSHKSTVMIPICPEASFGPTDLSDKCVGDEVGDITINVLGVPPFTLYHEEEINGVRSHLPKAVLVPEDEDFYSPLLSKELYTGQGKKNTHARYSSSDLKDISWARSRSIEVPIGKKRIEKAGEYVYTVNRIIDGFGNVAEYTPGTSNQENTLILLKAHPKPLISLVDVRPETPILLGRDKHIDIRLSQVDNVESEAPYTVVFKFTPEQKNLEERIFTKSFDFRTPARIFTDIPGTYSIETAFSRYCSCKIGSYAVNIRQAKLPMINVTMDPIVDNCVGTTGFKFNLEFIGSAPFEVGYKISRLDPKDSTKVLSTERVSFLRSESTVLEYEFNPPSEGSYAIEFVSLNDKFYKNQIRFDKHEYRYITYFRQRPRAYFDKNFKVRKVNTCNGGTANISLVLEGKAPFNVAYNLMSPDYKVDTFTLKDVSESVVNIHTPKLTLGGEYVLSLKNVTDSSSCDVDFKGQEIHINVRGDVPQLCFASSEDYTLVQGKKLSIPLKGESDERIDLVYSYESYDHQKRELRTSFDPTEGLSVSQEGAYSLISFTQGGCPGKISDNTPINVHYLAKPTLQLLSGPELKSPASDSSAFTMNSICEDGSGSINFKASGVAPFVIRYSIKYPDGLVEEKVQQLPGSNFAIQLKTTRSGRYEYTAKGIYDSIYTTTILDQLERQNLYRFKPIEVFNTVNQLPLAHIINKEDSFQTCVSSLHNPEQLVPLKLSLSGKLPIDVKLLVMRDQDGPSEVVKLEHLETRDVNVYAMYENMGIGTFFVSVAEVKDANGCMSRDIDSANEVTVLVNDVPKIRHLIEESSVISEHGQMKLEKLDSDGAPDINFYCVGDYITYMLNGVPPFTVYYEFNGKKQEVKVNSNYFKRRAPSAGEMNILAVSDSSSKNCMVNFASEKGEKRPDLKAKIFNLPSVEIVQGESDEEDIYEGEQTDITFKLTGQAPFKLTYIRTDLSEQNKIVETEVVDNIVGNEYKITTNLEGTYEAIEIQDAYCAARNHRV from the coding sequence ATGGGGAAAGATTCAAAGACACATTTCAAGGAGCACAGCCAACACTTACCGTCGACATCTCTTATCCCCGAGACAGTTCTAGATGCTGCATCGCAGAGAGTCTTTATAGTGTCACTATTCGTGCTTGTACAGGCATGGAAAGCATATGATCTATACGTTTTACGTGACGACCACTTACGTAAACTTCTGTATACCAGTTATAGATTCAACTTCCTGTCTCCAGAAGTCTCCTTTGTTTTCAAATATCTCTTTCTAGATGGTTTTATAGTATGGCTCAATTGCATCCTTAGAATCCCCAAGTTGAGTCTTCGACCAATTGCCTCAATGCTCATTCTTGTGGTGATCTACACCATCGATTTTTCCCTCACTCTCGATCTCAAACTTTCATTTGTTGGGGTCGCATTTCCATCTCTATGGAAGGAACTATTCCCGGATAGAGAGCTTACCATCATGGAGCAATATGTTGATAGAGATGAGTTGGCAGACCAATCTCTTCACTTTAAGGGACATAAGACCATCCGATTCGCTCCTGATTCCTCAATTAAGCTCAATCCTCTTGACGATACTTTCTGCTTATCTTCTATATATGGCCGGCCTATTCAGATCCCAATCTCATACGAGTCTTCTAATGGCTTGGAGTCTTTGCAATTGAGGTACCTCGATTTCAATAATGGTGCTACTCTTTTGAACTTCACCAAACGGGAATTGAACGGGATTTATTCCAAAAAACGTTCCACGGTAGACTACGATCCAGCTGCATCCAACTCTCAAGTGTTACGCATTCCAGTGTCGAAACCCGGTTCGTATTCTATACAGTTGGCTTTGGATACCAAAGGTAAAACTATAAGGTCTCACAAATCTACTGTGATGATACCTATCTGTCCCGAGGCTTCATTTGGCCCTACGGATTTATCAGATAAGTGTGTTGGCGATGAAGTTGGAGATATTACCATCAATGTTCTAGGCGTGCCACCATTTACTCTTtatcatgaagaagaaattaaTGGCGTGCGTTCTCATTTGCCCAAGGCAGTGTTAgttccagaagatgaagacttTTATTCACCTCTACTCTCCAAAGAACTATACACTGGTcagggaaagaaaaacacCCATGCACGTTACAGTTCCTCGGATCTGAAGGACATTTCCTGGGCCAGAAGCCGCAGTATTGAAGTTCCTATCGGTAAGAAACGTATAGAAAAGGCGGGCGAATACGTGTATACAGTAAACAGAATTATTGATGGCTTTGGAAACGTTGCTGAATACACTCCAGGTACTTCAAATCAGGAGAATACCTTGATTCTCCTTAAAGCACATCCGAAACCGCTAATTAGCCTTGTTGATGTCCGTCCTGAAACTCCAATATTGTTGGGCAGGGATAAACATATTGATATCCGCCTTTCGCAAGTAGATAATGTCGAATCTGAAGCTCCTTATACCGTCGTTTTCAAGTTTACGCCAGAACAaaagaacttggaagagCGGATATTTACCAAGTCATTTGATTTCCGTACTCCAGCACGTATTTTTACTGATATTCCGGGTACTTACTCAATCGAGACGGCCTTCTCTCGCTATTGCTCATGCAAAATTGGATCATATGCGGTAAATATTCGCCAAGCAAAACTTCCAATGATCAATGTGACCATGGATCCTATTGTGGATAATTGTGTTGGTACCACTGGGTTTAAGTTCAACTTGGAATTTATTGGTAGTGCTCCATTCGAGGTTGGATACAAGATTTCACGCCTTGACCCAAAGGATAGTACTAAAGTACTCTCTACAGAAAGAGTTAGCTTTTTAAGATCCGAATCTACGGTACTAGAATACGAGTTCAATCCACCATCTGAGGGCAGCTATGCAATAGAATTTGTATCCCTGAACGATAAGTTTTACAAGAATCAGATCCGGTTCGACAAACATGAATACAGGTATATCACTTATTTCAGACAGAGGCCTAGAGCATACTTTGAcaagaatttcaaagtGCGGAAGGTCAATACTTGCAACGGTGGTACGGCCAATATAAGCCTTGTTCTCGAGGGTAAGGCTCCATTCAACGTAGCATACAATCTCATGTCTCCAGACTATAAGGTGGATACTTTCACTCTTAAGGATGTGTCAGAATCCGTAGTGAACATTCACACCCCAAAACTTACCCTTGGAGGAGAGTATGTTCTCTCTCTTAAGAACGTGACCGACTCGTCAAGTTGCGATGTTGATTTCAAAGGTCAAGAGATTCACATAAATGTAAGAGGTGACGTTCCTCAACTTTGCTTTGCCTCTAGCGAAGACTACACACTAGTTCAAGGCAAGAAACTATCCATTCCACTCAAAGGGGAGTCCGACGAACGTATCGATTTGGTGTACAGTTACGAATCTTACGACCATCAAAAGAGAGAGTTGAGGACAAGTTTTGATCCCACGGAGGGACTTTCTGTTTCACAAGAAGGTGCATACTCACTCATTTCGTTTACCCAAGGTGGATGTCCAGGCAAAATATCGGATAACACGCCAATCAATGTGCATTATTTGGCGAAACCAACTCTTCAACTACTTAGTGGTCCAGAACTCAAAAGTCCTGCCAGCGATTCTTCCGCGTTCACTATGAACTCTATTTGCGAAGACGGATCAGGATCAATCAACTTTAAGGCATCTGGAGTGGCACCATTTGTCATCCGATACTCCATAAAGTATCCGGATGGATTGgtggaagagaaggttcAACAATTGCCAGGCTCAAATTTTGCTATCCAGCTGAAAACTACAAGAAGTGGAAGGTACGAGTACACTGCGAAAGGTATCTATGATTCCATATACACCACTACCATTTTGGATCAATTGGAAAGACAGAACTTGTATAGATTCAAGCCAATTGAGGTATTTAACACAGTGAACCAATTACCATTGGCCcacatcatcaacaaagaagatagtTTTCAAACTTGCgtctcttctcttcataaTCCCGAGCAGCTCGTTCCGTTAAAGCTATCTCTTTCAGGAAAACTTCCTATCGATGTCAAGCTACTTGTGATGCGCGACCAAGACGGACCCTCAGAGGTTGTCAAACTTGAGCATTTGGAGACCAGAGATGTCAATGTGTATGCAATGTATGAGAATATGGGAATAGGTACgttttttgtttctgttGCAGAGGTGAAAGATGCAAACGGATGTATGTCTAGAGACATTGATTCCGCTAATGAGGTGACCGTCCTGGTGAACGACGTTCCAAAGATTCGGCACCTCATTGAGGAGTCATCTGTCATTTCAGAGCATGGACAGATGAAGTTAGAAAAGCTAGACTCTGATGGTGCACCTGATATCAACTTCTACTGTGTGGGAGATTACATCACATATATGTTAAATGGTGTGCCTCCATTCACTGTTTACTACGAGTTTAACGGTAAAAAACAGGAAGTTAAGGTGAACTCGAATTACTTCAAGCGTAGGGCACCAAGTGCGGGCGAAATGAACATTCTTGCTGTTTCGGACTCTTCCTCGAAGAACTGCATGGTGAATTTTGCATCAGAAAAGGGGGAGAAAAGACCAGATTTGAAAGCAAAGATCTTTAATTTGCCATCTGTTGAGATTGTACAGGGTGAgtcagatgaagaggatattTATGAAGGGGAGCAAACAGATATCACGTTCAAACTTACTGGTCAGGCTCCATTCAAGCTAACGTACATTCGTACCGACCTTTCAGAACAGAATAAGATAGTGGAGACGGAAGTGGTGGACAACATTGTGGGTAACGAGTACAAGATCACCACCAATCTAGAAGGCACCTATGAAGCTATTGAGATTCAAGACGCCTATTGCGCTGCAAGAAATCACAGAGTGTGA
- a CDS encoding uncharacterized protein (EggNog:ENOG41): MSIRRLPKHVFSSILSNSSIYSQLSVVKELVENSIDALEDVKNAQVYVEIDVKTGGLNHLLVKDNGAGVAENGQTLMCLNGTTSKLTSMTDLDKGVKTCGFRGEALYFISQIASSLVISTRTKDGDVCRVWRVNKQGFPDLVPDKLAGPVGTTVKIEGLFKSAPVRRKFLEKHVRKTAEQVYHMILAYAFIHRSIRFQLRLVNLNANGNVVSHSGKDTIFLSKLPRVRLLFNILKLRSSDSLYEVERQIEVSNSAETFYSVKLDAILPKMRAQDEISAKRHVKVLTVNNRPLSLALKFGRKLSRIVNQAYTENLLLAPSIWYLSLSIPAERVDVNIEPAKSDIMVSHENILFEEVLKTLVTEVCHWHQLENESTNIPQDPLPDISVESVRASQADRSLFVDSIDELQNKSVSKPMEYINPLDLHKPTVPFKDSSDSIGSHSDLDIQLIGYHHISDDSSFTDFPDLHLNDPASPSIRPKVQSLLPVIKMPSTSEMSQHTLGLVEEAEFQPSNNSAHRKRVLLQEYQWAKRAETPSVLIRTGFTVLYERSEGEHTDADSLNINLGELGIYKITV, from the coding sequence ATGAGTATTCGACGACTTCCAAAACATGTCTTCTCGTCCATTTTGTCAAACAGTTCAATTTATTCACAGCTAAGTGTTGTCAAAGAACTTGTTGAGAATAGTATAGATGCTCTAGAGGACGTAAAAAACGCGCAAGTATATGTTGAGATAGATGTGAAAACGGGTGGGTTAAATCATTTGTTGGTGAAAGATAATGGCGCAGGGGTAGCTGAAAATGGACAGACGCTTATGTGCTTGAATGGTACCACTTCTAAACTTACCTCAATGACCGATTTGGATAAGGGTGTAAAGACTTGTGGCTTCAGAGGTGAAGCACTTTACTTTATCAGTCAAATAGCTTCAAGTCTGGTGATTAGTACTCGTACAAAAGACGGTGATGTCTGCAGGGTTTGGAGAGTGAATAAGCAGGGTTTTCCTGATCTGGTCCCCGATAAACTGGCAGGTCCGGTGGGGACTACTGTTAAGATAGAAGGACTTTTTAAAAGTGCTCCCGTTCGTCGTAAATTTCTAGAGAAGCACGTCAGGAAGACTGCTGAGCAGGTGTATCATATGATTTTAGCCTACGCTTTTATACACAGAAGTATTAGATTTCAATTAAGGTTGGTGAATCTAAATGCGAACGGTAATGTGGTGTCCCATTCGGGTAAGGATACAATATTCTTAAGTAAGCTACCTCGAGTTCGCTTGCTGTTCAATATTCTTAAACTTCGGTCCAGCGACAGTCTTTATGAGGTCGAAAGACAAATAGAGGTGAGTAATTCTGCTGAAACGTTTTATTCAGTAAAGTTGGATGCTATACTACCCAAGATGAGAGCTCAAGATGAGATTTCGGCCAAGAGGCATGTGAAAGTTCTCACAGTTAACAATCGACCGTTAAGTTTAGCACTAAAGTTTGGTAGAAAATTGTCTCGGATAGTCAATCAAGCTTATACTGAGAATCTCCTTTTAGCACCCTCTATTTGGTACCTCAGTCTGAGTATTCCTGCtgaaagagttgatgtTAACATTGAGCCTGCAAAGTCTGATATAATGGTTTCCCATGAGAATATAttgtttgaagaagttttaAAGACTTTGGTCACTGAGGTCTGTCATTGGCATCAGTTGGAAAATGAATCCACGAATATTCCACAGGATCCTCTTCCCGATATTTCAGTTGAATCCGTGCGTGCTTCGCAAGCAGACAGGAGTCTGTTTGTCGATAGTATTGATGAATTGCAGAATAAGAGTGTTTCAAAGCCTATGGAGTATATCAATCCCTTGGATCTTCACAAACCTACAGTTCCTTTCAAGGATTCATCTGACAGCATAGGTAGTCACTCAGACCTTGATATTCAGCTTATTGGTTATCATCACATTTCTGATGATTCCTCGTTCACTGATTTTCCAGACCTACATCTCAATGATCCGGCATCACCCAGTATACGTCCTAAAGTGCAAAGCTTACTCCCTGTTATTAAAATGCCCTCCACTTCCGAGATGAGTCAGCATACTTTGGGCTTAGTAGAAGAGGCTGAATTTCAGCCGTCGAACAATAGTGCCCACCGTAAGAGAGTGCTGCTGCAGGAATATCAATGGGCGAAAAGAGCTGAGACTCCTTCCGTCTTGATCCGCACAGGGTTCACCGTGTTGTATGAAAGATCCGAAGGTGAGCATACAGATGCGGACTCACTAAATATTAACTTAGGTGAGCTGGGAATCTACAAAATAACAGTTTAG
- a CDS encoding uncharacterized protein (BUSCO:EOG093405MJ), whose translation MKDRLVVFKTNDLDHLKRLADKLYDEGFFNGYLSPQLFNLFAFILRGLHDSSASKKVWQALMDCNLYVKIEKESEEKTSNSDGDASEDRDDKEKDRDRFKDKDKETTDSGGDITSTMTGESHSIAQEELYLKPGFGSARNLCTMLRYLLYEKAVDYYFESDENRQSKFKEFEILEASDIEDEDMFKDAEESLAESKPVERPKRDEEEDNYDDDDDDDDDDDDDDDDDGEAVLKEESNEEKSRSEESGQELKETVNTIPLIHDGPHGEMIIEVPLSVILAKQEYPSLSENISSTDEAIGKMVHPILSTSSAIESSLEKRNELKLIKNFNKLYHGFENDLPNMVKRRRLEKSDRQLGIDSESQDGDNGNEKEVRNVSKLMNLGGAVNLSLKNLLGKIENHRDELNITDIELKNLIMDVRKNRSKWANYNRIGQEELYEACEKVVTELRGYTEHSTPFLNRVSKREAPNYYEIIKKPMDLNTVMRKLRTLQYNRKKEFVGDLMLIWQNCLTYNTDPKHFMRVDALAMQKKMQSLIPLIPDIAIRDRSDVEREAAVAAQQEKEEAQKGTKGAKSSRGVGNSTSKKTKKSRKGSLVDGDLNILDGTVSNTPVHEEEEKTLAPKKSIDEAETATEASSSVIEKSGDPATETPGTTNLDDDNDEGEPDLEDIQPHDDNDDDEPFEDLEMSTWKTLTSNTRYKLCQARSKMFKDNKIHMNVESLYRDNNQMSNFISYLDDGASVVLHKNRRYFDENDDPYLIEYDVGGGVPPIKYRTSDFDQIENKILEKMLADGENLNMLPDSSLKVQANGSNSMIIENISIMQDIRKVCFRINLIRQMQTSQFVHRSQFHLPVIERIKFNDIDAMSKLPTKDFMNPQVAAKCLQRSVSAILMANGFESTNPICAMMLTQVAEEYFGNLAQSLKLHMESNSINKLPIKGSAPLNLKDILLMTLSENGIDKPDIIYSFYKEYLVKKNKKLKDLNEALKGFLKDLLRPGLQDLSETQFSDNSDQFLTGEFSEQIGEDFFGFRELGLDKEFGMLTSSVPLHLLHSRLSYQFSQLNSKSKKDKFEDFGEFKFPKLHTRDLPKQIGVLKHYYDDLLAKTKAMYAKQLKKRQQHIANGTVDPNEKFVEYKNDDDMIIIEDEDLPIKQRNNRPKVPPNGKITQIKKKFVANSFFIDEQDKWVNNTEDGRAAGSAASPTISQSSPMKAEG comes from the coding sequence ATGAAAGACCGTTTGGTTGTGTTTAAGACCAATGATCTGGACCATCTAAAGCGATTAGCGGATAAGCTATATGATGAAGGCTTCTTTAACGGTTATCTGAGTCCCCAATTGTTCAATCTCTTTGCTTTCATTCTAAGAGGGCTGCATGATTCCAGTGCAAGCAAGAAAGTGTGGCAGGCGTTAATGGATTGCAATTTGTACGTgaaaattgagaaagaatccGAAGAAAAGACAAGCAACTCTGATGGGGATGCTAGCGAAGACCGTGatgacaaagaaaaggacAGAGACAGATTCAAGGACAAGGATAAAGAGACAACTGATTCTGGCGGCGATATTACTTCCACTATGACGGGAGAATCGCATTCGATCGCccaagaagaactttaCCTAAAGCCAGGATTTGGATCTGCAAGAAACTTATGCACTATGCTTCGGTACTTACTCTATGAGAAGGCTGTTGATTATTACtttgaaagtgatgaaaaCAGGCAGagcaagttcaaagagtttgAGATTCTAGAAGCTAgtgatattgaagatgaggatatgTTTAAGGATGCTGAAGAGTCTTTGGCGGAGTCTAAGCCAGTCGAACGGCCTAAGCgtgatgaggaagaagataattacgatgatgatgatgatgatgatgatgatgatgatgatgatgatgatgatgatgggGAGGCTGTTTTAAAAGAGGAAAGCAATGAGGAAAAATCTAGGTCTGAAGAATCTGGAcaggagttgaaggaaacGGTAAATACCATTCCATTGATTCACGACGGGCCTCATGGTGAGATGATTATTGAGGTGCCTCTGAGCGTAATCTTGGCCAAGCAGGAATACCCCAGTTTGAGCGAGAATATCTCTTCAACGGATGAAGCCATTGGTAAAATGGTTCATCCTATCCTTAGTACAAGTTCTGCCATCGAATCCAGTTTAGAAAAGCGCAACGAGCtcaaattgatcaagaaCTTTAATAAGTTGTACCACggatttgaaaatgatctACCTAATATGGTGAAACGCAGACGGCTTGAAAAAAGTGACAGGCAGCTAGGTATTGATTCTGAGAGTCAAGATGGTGACAACGGTAACGAAAAAGAGGTGAGGAATGTCAGCAAGTTGATGAACCTTGGAGGTGCTGTCAATTTATCACTGAAGAATCTTCTAGGAAAAATCGAGAATCATAGAGATGAACTGAATATTACCGATATTGAACTAAAAAATCTAATCATGGATGTGAGAAAGAACCGATCCAAGTGGGCAAACTATAATCGGattggccaagaagagTTGTATGAGGCTTGCGAGAAAGTGGTCACAGAGTTGCGTGGATATACAGAGCATTCCACCCCTTTCTTGAATAGGGTTTCTAAACGAGAGGCTCCTAATTACTACGAAATTATTAAGAAACCAATGGATTTGAACACCGTGATGCGCAAGTTGCGGACCCTTCAGTACAACCGCAAAAAGGAATTTGTGGGTGATCTAATGTTGATTTGGCAGAACTGTCTAACCTACAATACGGACCCTAAGCATTTTATGAGGGTGGATGCACTGGCCATgcaaaagaagatgcagtCTCTTATTCCTCTAATACCAGATATCGCAATTCGAGATAGATCCGATGTGGAAAGGGAGGCAGCCGTTGCTGCTCAacaggagaaagaggaggcaCAAAAAGGTACCAAAGGTGCCAAGTCCAGCAGAGGTGTGGGAAATAgtacttcaaagaaaacgAAAAAGAGTCGAAAGGGAAGTTTGGTGGATGGTGATCTTAATATTCTGGATGGTACGGTGTCAAATACACCTGTGcatgaagaggaagagaaaacaCTGGCTCCCAAGAAAAGCATAGATGAAGCCGAGACCGCCACTGAGGCGTCTTCTTCAGTCATTGAAAAATCTGGGGACCCTGCCACCGAGACACCAGGTACCACcaatcttgatgatgataatgatgagGGAGAGCCAGACCTGGAAGATATTCAACCTCATGatgacaatgatgatgatgagccGTTCGAGGATTTAGAAATGTCTACTTGGAAGACGCTTACTTCAAATACAAGGTACAAGCTTTGTCAGGCAAGAAGTAAGATGTTCAAGGACAACAAGATTCACATGAATGTCGAGTCTCTCTATAGAGATAACAATCAGATGTCAAATTTTATCAGTTATCTAGACGATGGTGCCAGTGTCGTGCTCCATAAAAATAGGAGATActttgatgaaaatgatgatcCTTACCTGATTGAATATGATGTTGGTGGTGGCGTTCCACCGATAAAGTACCGAACTAGCGACTTTGACCAAATTGAAAACAAAattttggagaaaatgCTTGCAGATGGTGAGAACTTGAACATGCTGCCTGACTCATCATTGAAAGTTCAGGCGAATGGCTCCAACAGTATGATAATCGAAAACATCTCCATTATGCAAGATATTAGGAAAGTTTGCTTCCGTATTAATCTCATCCGTCAAATGCAGACATCACAGTTTGTACATAGGTCTCAGTTTCACTTACCAGTTATCGAAAGAATCAAGTTCAACGACATCGATGCGATGTCCAAGCTTCCGACAAAAGACTTTATGAATCCGCAGGTGGCTGCGAAGTGTCTTCAAAGGTCGGTTTCGGCCATTCTAATGGCAAATGGGTTTGAATCCACTAACCCTATTTGTGCTATGATGCTCACGCAGGTAGCAGAAGAGTATTTTGGAAACCTTGCCCAATCTTTGAAATTGCATATGGAATCCAATTCTATCAACAAGTTGCCCATTAAAGGTAGTGCTCCGTTGAATTTAAAGGATATCCTACTAATGACACTGAGTGAAAACGGAATCGACAAGCCGGATATCATTTACTCCTTCTATAAAGAGTATCTTGtgaaaaagaataagaagttgaaggatcTCAATGAAGCATTGAAGGGATTCCTCAAAGATTTGTTAAGGCCTGGTCTTCAAGATCTGAGCGAGACTCAATTCAGTGATAATTCCGACCAATTCTTGACCGGTGAATTTTCTGAGCAAATTGGGGAGgacttctttggattccGTGAATTGGGACTTGATAAAGAATTTGGTATGCTCACATCCAGTGTTCCTCTTCACTTGCTACATTCCAGACTATCTTATCAGTTCAGTCAGTTGAATAGtaaatccaagaaagataaaTTTGAGGACTTCGGAGAATTCAAATTTCCTAAGCTTCATACAAGGGACTTGCCTAAGCAGATTGGTGTTCTCAAACATTATTACGATGATTTGTTGGCTAAGACTAAGGCCATGTATGCCAAGCAGTTAAAGAAACGCCAGCAACATATCGCTAATGGTACAGTCGACCCTAATGAGAAGTTTGTGGAGTAtaaaaatgatgatgacatgatcatcattgaagatgaagatttgCCAATCAAGCAAAGAAATAATAGACCAAAAGTTCCACCTAATGGAAAGATTACACAGattaagaagaagtttgttgccaattctttctttataGACGAGCAGGACAAGTGGGTGAATAATACTGAAGATGGTCGAGCTGCAGGGTCTGCCGCTTCTCCGACTATTTCGCAAAGTTCTCCTATGAAAGCGGAAGGCTAA